DNA sequence from the Burkholderiales bacterium genome:
GCTGAGCAAGACCGACGCTCGTGCAGAGGAAGCGCTGCGCGCAATGGGCGCACAGCGCATAGAGCACGTCATTCCCGACCCGCGATAGCGGAAGAGATCGGGAATCCATTTGACGTTGAGTTCAAAATGGATCCCCGCCTTCGCGGGGATGACCAGGTGCCTGGCGTCACCTGGTCACTTCGAGGGAACCCTTCATCCCGGGGTGCAGGCCGCAGATATAGCCGATCGTGCCGGCGTCGTTGAACGTGAGCGACGCGCTCTGGCCCTTCAGCAGCACCGCGGTACGAAGCTGCTTGTCGACGATCGTGATCTGGTGCGGCGAGTCGTCGCCGTTGGTCCACGTGACGGGTTGCCCCGCGACGACTTTCAGCGTGTTCGGACCGAAGGCGAAGCCGTTGATGTTGACGTCGTGCTGCCCCGACTTCATCGCGACCGGGCCCGTCGGGAACTTGCCCGCGAGCTGCGCGAGCGAGATCACGTAGTCCTGCCGCTCGTGGGGCTTGTGGCACTCGAAGCACGCCTTGATGCCGGCGTTGGCCTTCTCGTTCGGTTTGCCGTCCGCGGTGAAAGCGGCGTACTGCCAGTCGGCGTTACGCCACGCCTCCGGCACCGAAGCGCCCCAGCCCGAGCGCTTCTCCATGACCGTGACGCCGGTGAGATTGCCTTTGACGAAGCGCCCTTTGCCGTCCTTCTCGGGAATGCCCTTGTCGTCGACTTTCGCGCTGAAGATCGCCATCGCGATCTTCGCGCCGTCGGGAATCGGCCGCCCCTCGCGGACCGCTTTCACGACCTCCGGGCTGGTATAGAGCTCGCGGTGCTGCTTGCTGTCGTAGCGGTCTACGGTCGCGTAGAGCTGCCACTTCTGGTAGTCGGCGGGATAGGTGATGAGCTCGGGACGATCTGCCGAAACCGTCGATGCGACGAACGCACCGGCCACGGCCGAAGCCGCGCCGGCGAACAACGCGATGCGTGATTTCATGGCCACCCCCTTGTTGTGAAGCAGGCGGCAAGCGTCCGCTGATCGCCTGCGTCCGGACAGGTTACACCGGAACGTCGGGGAGGGTCGCCGAGCGCGTGCCGGCGATCGGGCGGTTGTCGGTGGCGTGGTAGGTATGAACGACCGAGAACTTGGTCTCGTTCGTCTGGTTGGCGCCGGCGGCGTGGAAGAGCCGGCAGTGAAAGAAGAGCACGTCGCCCGGATCGAGCTCGACGCGCGTCTCGCGCGCGAGGAGCGCGCGGTTCCGCTCCACGTCGGTGCGCAGGAACTGCGCGGCGTCGAGCTGCTCGGGCAGGAATTCCATCGCGTGCGAGCCCGGCAGCACGAGCAGGCACCCGTTCTCGTGGCGCTCGCGGCCGAGCGCGAGCCACACCGAGACGAGCTCGGGCCGCTCGAAGGACCAGTAGCGGATGTCGCGGTGCCAGCTCGTGAGACTGCTGTAGCGCGGGTCCTTGGTCATCACGCAGTTGTGATGCGCCTGCGAGAGCTCGACGCGGGGGCCCAGCAGTTGGCGCAGCCGCGCCGCGACGGCCGGCGACGTCGCCCACTCGCGGAAGGCAGGATCGCGCGCGTACGCCTGGAGAAGACGCCGCACGGTGCGGCCGCCGGGTGCGTCGTGCGATTCCGGCGCGCCGGGATACTGCACATCGGCTTCGTATTCGAGCGGAGGGACCGCCGCGACGAGCTGCGAGCGCGCCGCGCCGAGCATGCGCGAACGCAGCGCTTCGGAGACGAGCCCGCGCACGACGACATAGCCGTCGCGCTCGAACTGCGCGACTTCCGCCGGCGTAAAGCCCGATGCGGGCTCGGCGCTCATCCCTTACTCGACCGTCGCGGGCTCGGGCGCGGGCGCCGAGCGCTCGTAGCCGAGGTTCGGCGAGAGCCAGCGCTCGATCTGCGGGAGCGGCATGCCTTTGCGGCGGCTGTAATCGAGCGCCTGGTCGCGATCGATCTTGCCCACTGCGAAATAGCGCGACTCGGGATGCGAGAGATAGAACCCGCTCACGCTGGACGCCGGGTGCATCGCGAACGATTCGGTGAGCTCGATGCCCGCGCGTTGCGCACCGAGCAGTTCGAACAGCGCGCCTTTCTCGGTGTGGTCCGGGCACGCGGGATATCCCGGCGCCGGACGGATCCCGCGATACTTCTCCGCGATCAGCGCGTCGTTGTCGAGCGTCTCGTCCCTGGCGTAGCCCCAGAACTCGCGGCGCACGCGCGCGTGCAGAAGCTCGGTGAACGCCTCGGCGAGACGATCGGCGATCGCCTTCAGCATGATCGCGCCGTAGTCGTCGCGGGCCTTCTCGAATTTTTCGAGGTGCTTCTCGATGCCGATGCCCGCCGTCACCGCGAAAGCGCCGATGTAATCGGGCACGCCCGACTCTTTCGGCGCGATGAAATCCGCGAGCGAGAAGTTCGGGTTGCCGGTCGGCTTCTCGTTCTGCTGGCGCAGGTTGTGCCACGTCATCAGCACGCGCTTGCGCGATTCGTCCGAATAGATCTCGATGTCCTCGCTGTTGACGCGAGCGGCCGGGAACAGACCGAACGCCGCGCCCGCGGTGAGCCAGCGGCCGTCGATGATCTTCTTCAGCATCGCCTGGCCCTCGGCGAGCACGTTACGCGCGGCTTCGCCGACGATCTCGTCCTTCAGGATCGCGGGATACGGGCCCGAGAGCTCCCACGTCTGGAAGAACGGACCCCAGTCGATGTACCGGGCGATCTCGGCGAGATCGTAGTTCTTCAGCACCTTGACCCCGAGCATCTCGGGCTTGGGCGGCGTGTAGGTCTTCCAGTCGGTCTTGTGCGCGTTGTCGCGCGCCTTCGCAATCGTGATGAGCGACGGACCTTTCTTGCCTTCGTGCGCCTTGCGCAGGCGCTCGTAATCGGCGCGGACCTCGGCGATGTACGCGTCACGCTGCTCTTCGGAGAGCAGGCTGCTGCACACCGACACCGCGCGCGACGCGTCCGGCACCCACACGACGGGCCCGTGGTAATTCGGTGCGATCTTGACCGCGGTGTGCGTGCGCGAGGTCGTGGCGCCCCCGATGAGGAGCGGCACCGCGCCGTAGCCTTCACGCTGCATCTCGCGCGCGTTGTGCGCCATCTCTTCGAGCGAAGGCGTGATGAGACCCGAAAGCCCGATGATGTCGGCTTTGTGCTCGCGGGCGATGTCGGAGATCTTGTTCCACGGCACCATCACGCCGAGGTTGACGACCTCGTAGTTGTTGCACTGGAGCACCACCGCGACGATGTTCTTGCCGATGTCGTGCACGTCGCCTTTGACCGTGGCGAGCACGATCTTGCCTTTCGGGCGGTTGTCGCCCGATTGCGCTTTCTCCGCTTCGAGGAAAGGCTCGAGGTGGGCCACCGCCTGCTTCATGACGCGCGCCGACTTCACCACCTGCGGCAGGAACATCTTGCCCGCGCCGAAGAGATCGCCGACCACGTTCATGCCGTCCATGAGCGGGCCCTCGATGACGTGGATCGGCCGGCCGTACTTGACGCGCGCTTCCTCGGTGTCCTCGACGATGTAGTCGGTGATGCCGCGGACGAGTCCGTGGGTGATCCGCTCTTCGAGCGTGCCCTTGCGCCATTCGAGATCGACGGTCTCGGTCTTCGCTTTGCCCTTCACCGTCTCGGCGAACGCGACCATGCGCTCGGCCGCGTCGGGCCGGCGGTTGAAGATGATGTCCTCGACGTGCTCGAGCAGATCTTTCGGCAGCTCGTCGTAGACCGCGAGCTGACCGGCGTTGACGATCGCCATCGTCAGGCCCGCACGGATCGCGTGATACAGGAACGCCGCGTGGATCGCCTCGCGTACCGGGTTGTTGCCGCGGAACGAGAACGACACGTTCGACAGGCCGCCGGACACGCGCGCGTGCGGCAGGTTCTGGCGTATCCAGCGCGTCGCCTCGATGAAGTCGACGCCGTAGTTGTTGTGCTCTTCGATGCCGGTAGCGATCGCGAAGATGTTCGGATCGAAGATGATGTCCTCGGCGGGGAAGCCGACTTCGTCGACGAGGACGCGATACGCCTCGGCGCAGATCTCCTTGCGCCGAGGCAGCGTGTCGGCCTGGCCTTTCTCGTCGAACGCCATGACGATGACCGCGGCGCCGTAGCGCTTGGCGAGCTTCGCCTGCTGCACGAAAGGCGCCTTGCCTTCCTTCATCGAGATCGAGTTGACGACGCACTTGCCCTGGATGCACTTCAGCCCCGCCTCGATCACGTCCCACTTCGACGAATCGATGACGATCGGCACGCGCGAGATGTCGGGCTCGGCGGCGACGAGCTTGAGGAATCTCACCATCGCCGCCTTGGAGTCGAGCATCGCCTCGTCCATGTTCACGTCGATCATCTGCGCGCCGTTCTCGACCTGCTGCCGCGCGACCGACAGCGCGGCGGCGAAGTCGCCGGCCATGATGAGCTTGGAGAAACCGGGCGAGCCGGTGACGTTGGTGCGCTCGCCGATGTTGGCGAAGAGCGAGTCGTCGCCGATGTTGAGCGCTTCGAGGCCGGACAAGCGCAGGCGATGCTCGATCTCGGGGACCTTGCGCGGCGGCAGGCCCTGCAACGCTTCGGCAATGGCCTTGATGTGCGCGGGCGTGGTGCCGCAACAGCCGCCGGCGACGTTGATGAAGCCGCTCTTGGCGAAATCGAGCAGGTACGACGCGGTCTGCTCGGGCGATTCGTCGTAGCCCGTCTCGGCGAGCGGATTCGGCAGGCCGGCGTTCGGATACGCGCAGACGTAGGTGTCGGCGACGGTCGAGATCTCCTCGATGTACGGCCTCATGAGCTTGGCGCCGAGCGCGCAATTGAGCCCGATCGTGAGCGGCTTCGCGTGCCGCACCGAGTTCCAGAACGCTTCGGGCGTCTGGCCCGACAGCGTGCGGCCCGAGGCGTCGGTGATCGTGCCCGAGATCATCACCGGGATCGTCCGGCCGAGCTTTTCGCAGAGCTGGTCGATCGCGAACAGCGCCGCCTTGGCGTTGAGCGTGTCGAAGATCGTCTCGACGAGGAACAGATCGACGCCGCCTTCGGCGAGCGCTTCAGCCGCCTCGGAGTACGACGCGACCAGCTCATCGAAGCTGATCTTCCGGAAACCGGGGTCGTTGACATCGGGCGAGATCGACGCGGTCTGGTTGGTCGGACCGACCGCGCCGGCGACGAAGCGCGGGCGCGAAGGGTCGAGCTTCTCGAACTTGGCGCACGCGGCGCGCGCGAGCTTCGCCGCTTCGACGTTGAGCTCGCGCACCAGCGACTGCATGTGGTAATCGGCTTGCGCCACCGACGTCGAGTTGAAGGTGTTCGTCTCGATGATGTCGGCGCCGGCTTCGAGATACTGCTCGTGGATCGCCTGGACGATCTGCGGCTGCGTGAGCACGAGCAGGTCGTTGTTGCCTTTGACGTCGTGCGCGTAGTCCTTGAAGCGCTCGCCGCGATACTCCGCCTCCCCGAGCTTGTAGGTCTGGATCATGGTGCCCATCGCGCCGTCGAGGATCAGGATGCGCGTGGAAAGGGCGGCTTCGAGCTGCTGCAGGCGTTCGGGGGTCATCGGGCGGAAGGTTGCGCCGGGCGCGGAACGCGCCAAGCTGTTGATCACAAAGGGCGTAATGTTATCACGCGCGGGGCAGGCCCCGCCCCTGTAGGGCGAGGTAAACAACCCAGCAGGCGCATCCTGCAACGCTGAGCGCCGCCATGCCCGAGGCGAGCTCCAGCGCGCTGTCCGCCAGCAGCGGAGAGACGATGCCCGCCAGGATCGCCGAAAACAGGCTGTGCTGGAACCCGAGCAGCGAAGACACAAGCCCGCGGTTGTGAGGAAAGAGGTCGAGCGCGAGCAGCGTCAGGCTCGGCATGGCGAGCGCCATCCCGAGCGCGTAACCCATGACGGGCAGCACCGACCACGGCAGCGCGGGCCCGGCCAGCGCGCAGTAGGCGAGATTGAACGCCGCCGCGCCGAACACGATCGCGTAGGCGAGCTTTACCGTCTTGCGCGAAGAGAGCTTGCCGGCGACCCGGCCGGAGATGAACGCGCCGAGCGTGACGCCCGCGACGGCGGGCACGAAGATCCACGCGAACTGCGTTTCGGACAGTCCGAGGATGCGATAGACGAACGCCGGCGCCGACACGATGTAGATGAAAAAGCCGCAGAAATTGAGCGCGATCGCCGACGAGACCAGGAACAGCGGAAAGCTGCGCCCGACCGTCAGGTAGTTACGGGCAAGCGCGCGGAGCTCGAACGGCTGGCGCTCGCCGCGCGGCAGCGATTCGCCGAGCCGCGCGCCGCAGGCGACCAGCAATACCGAGGCATAGAGCGCGAGGAACACGAACACCGGACGCCACCCGAACGCCGACTGCAGCCAGCCGCCGATGACCGGGGCGACCGCGGGGGCGATCCCGAAGAGCATCGTCACCAGCGACATCAGGCGTTGCGCTGCGTGACCCTGGAGCGTGTCGCGAATGATCGCGCGGCCGACCACGATGCCCGCGCCGGCCGAAAGCCCTTGTATGCCGCGAAAAACGAGGAGCTGCTCGAACGTCGCGGCGAGCGCGCAGCCTGCGCAGGCGAGCGCGAACACCAGCAGGTTGGCGAGAACGACCGGCCGCCGGCCGAAGGAATCGGAGAGCGTGCCGTGGAACAGCGTCATCACGGCGAAGCCGAGTAGATAGACCGACAGCGTCTGCTGCATGTGCATCGCGGAGACGCGCAGGTCCGCCTCGATCGCGGGAAACGACGGCAGGTAGGTGTCGATCGAGAACGGCCCGATCATCGCCAGCGCGGCGAGCAGCAGCGCGAGGCCGCGGTAGCGCATGCGATCCGGCGCGTGCGCGATGGCTTCTGAGGTCTGCATGAAAGGCGCTGAACGATAGCGCAAGCGGTCGTGCCGGTGCAAAAAGTCACGCGCACGCGAGCTAACTTGCCGTAGGGAAAAGACTGACGTCGTTTGTAGCCGATGCCCTACAGGGAGCGTCGCCACAAGGGATGGACTCGGCGGTGCGCGCGCCGCATCCGGCAGTAATCTCGAAGACGCTTCAACGTTCGTCCCCTGTTGCCCGGGGAATCTCCCGCTCCGGACCTACTGCTCCCGGAGCGTTCAATCAACATCGAAGAGGAACCAAGATGGAAACGAACAAGCTGACTGAAAAACCCTTCGCGCAAGTCGCCGCCGCCATCCAGGCGCTCGACCTCGAAACGGTGAAGGCGAGGCTCATGGATCCGGAGCTCGGCGAGGGCTGGACCCGCGAGTACGCAGACAGCATCGAGGCGGCCTACAAGACCTACCTCACCATGGTCGCGAAATATCAGGAGGACGCCGAAGACATCATGCTGGCCAAGGACGTCGACGAGTTCTGGCACACGCACATCCTCCAGACGATGAAATACAGCGCCGATTGCGAGACGGTATTCGGCACCTATCTGCACCACAACCCGCACGTCGGGCCGCGCACGGCGGCGGACCTCTCGAAGCGCGAGGAGATGGCCGCGAAGACGCGCCACCTCTACGCGCAGGAATTCGCGGACGCCGATGCGGCATGGGCCGGGGGCTCGCCGCGCTCGGCGGCTTTCTCGAGCGCCGCGGTGAGTGCAGGCGCCGCCGCATTCAGCAGCGCGGCCATCCGCGAGGCCAGCGCGGCGTTCTCGAGCGCAGCGATCGCGGCGCGTGACGCGGCGTTCTCCAGCGCGGCGATCCGCGCTGAGCGCGCGGCCTTCTCGAGCGCGGCGGTCGGCGCGACCGGCGCGGCATTCTCCAGTGCTGCGATCCAAGCGAAGGACGCCGCATTCTCCAGTGCTGCTATCCAGGCGAAGGACGCGGCATTCTCCAGCGCTGCTATCCCGGCGAAGGACGCGGCATTCTCCAGCGCTGCTATCCAGGCGAAGAATGCGGCATTCTCCAGCGCCGCGATCAGCGCCGAAAGCGCCGCGTTCTCCAGCGCGGCACGGCCGCACGCGCGCACCTGAGCGCGTCACGCAAGCCACGAAAGGCCGGCAGTCGCCGGCCTTTCGTTTCGCCGGCGCGGATGCGGCGCGGGCCGCGCGCGACCTTGCGCTACACTCGAAACGTCCGGTCGAGGAGGACACCCGCACGCATGACCGATCCCGAGGAGACGCCGTCGCAGCGCACGCGCCGTTGGGCCGTGCTGCCGTGGCTCGTGCTGCTCATCGGCGTACCTGCGTCCATCTATCTGTTCGTTGTGCTCAACCAGGCGGTCGAGGAAGTCGCCCGCTCGCGTTTCGAACGCGAAGCGAGCGAAGCGAAGGGCCTGATCGAAGTCAGAATCCATTTCTACGCGGACATCCTCTACGGTCTGCGGGCGCTGTTCGCGACCCAACCGAACGTGAGCCGGCTGGATTTCCATCGTTACGTCCGGTCGCTCGACCTGAAACAGCGCTATCCCGGGTTCGACCTGGTCAACTTCGCCGCGTACGTCCCCGGTCGGGAGCGCGCGCGCTTCGAAGCCGCGGTGAGGCGCGACGTCAGCCTCGACGCTCGCGGCTATCCCGATTTCGCCATCAAGCCGCCGGGGGAACGGCCCGATTACCACGTGATGGTCTATCTCGAGCCGATGCAGGACTTTCGCTTCGCATTCGGTCTCGATCTCGGGGCCAATCCCGCGCTCGACGCCGCGCCCAAGACGCTCGTCAGCCTGCAACACAGCGCGCGCGACAGCGGCCGCCTCACCGCGTCGGGTATGCCGATCCGCATCAAGGGCGCCAAGGAATACGTCGGCCTCGCGATGCGGCTCGCGGTGTATCGCGCCGGAGCCGCCATCGACACCGTCGAGCAGCGTCGCGCTGCGTACGTGGGATCGGTCGGGGCCGGCTTCAACGTCGAGCACCTCATGAAAGGCACGCTGCACGAAGGCATGGCGCAGTACATGCGCTTCATCCTGTACGACGCCGGGTCCGCAAGCGACCCCCGCAGCACGGCCGCGCCCGTGCAGGAGCGGCTGTTGTTCGACAGCGATCCTCGCAAGGGCGCGGCAGGGGAAGACCACGACGCCTTCACGCGCGTGCTGCCGATCGAAGTCGGCGGCCGCATTTGGCGCATCCATTTCAAGGCGCCGCGCTCGGCGCTGATCGAGAAGGTCGACGCGTTGTCGCCCTGGGTCGTGCTGGTCGGCGGCATCCTGACCAGCCTGCTCCTCGCGGGCCTCTTCTATTCGCTCGCATCGTCGCGCGGCCGCGCGCTCGCGATCGCCTCGGAGATGACGAGCCACCTGCGTGAAAGCGAAGCGAGCCTCACCGAAGCGCACGCGCTGCTCGCAGACGCGCAAAAGCTCGCCGGCGTCGGCTGCTGCCACTACGAACCCGGCAACGGCCGCATCGTATGGTCGGAAGAGCTCTTCCACATCCACGGCGTCGATCCCGGCACGTTCGCGCCGACCTACGAGTCGACCATGGCGCTCGTGCATCCCGAGGACCGCTCGTCGTGGGCCCGCGCGCTCGAGCGCGCGCTGGCAAGCGGCGCGCCGTTCTCGAGCGAGTTTCGCATCGTGCGGCCCGACCGGAGCGTGCGGCACCTGCGCAGCCTCGGCGAGGTCATGCACGACGGGGGCGGCACCGTGACGAGCATGCTGTGGTCGGTGCTCGACATCACCGAGCAGAAACGCACCGAGGATGCGCTGCGCGCCTCGGCCGAGCAGCTCACGGCGCTGTCGCGCCGCCTCGTCGAGGTGCAGGAGGCCGAGCGCCGGCAGCTTTCGCGCGAGCTGCACGATCGTGTCGGGCAGAACCTGACGGCGCTCAGCATCAACCTCGACATGCTGCGCACGTCGCTCGGCGACGCGAACGCCAAGCACGCGGCGCGCTTGCGCGATTCGACCGCGCTGCTCGAATCGACCGCCGACTCGATCGAAGACGTGATGTCCGAGCTGCGCCCGCCGATGCTCGACGATTACGGCCTCTATCCCGCGCTCAACTGGTACGCCCGTCGCTTCGCCGAGCGCACCGGCATCGAGGTCGAGGTCTTCGGCAGCGACACGTCCGAGCGCCCCCGGCCCGAGATCGAGATCACCCTCTTCCGCATCGCCCAGGAAGCGCTGACCAACGTCGCCAAGCACGCCGAGGCGAGCCGGGTGCGGATCGACCTCACGCACGCGAACGGCCACTGCGTGATGCGCGTGGCGGATAATGGCATAGGCATAGACACCGCGCGCCTCGGCGACATCCGCGAGCGCCGCGGCCTCGGAATGGTTACGATGCGGGAACGCACGCAGGCCGTCGGGGGACATTTCACCGCAAGCACGGTGCCGGGCGGCGGCACCGAGATCGCAATCGAGGTACCGGTCCATGACGATACGCATACTCATAGCGGATGATCACGGCGTAGTCGCAGAAGGGCTGCGCTCGCTGGTCAGCACCCAGCCCGAGATGGAAGTGATCGGGCTCGCCGAAAACGGCCGCGAGGTCGTGCGCGCGGCGCTCGACACCACGCCCGACATCGTGCTGATGGATCACGCGATGCCGCTGCTCAACGGCACCGAGGCGACGCGCCTCATCCGCGACCGCTCCGATCGCACGCGCGTCATCATGCTGTCGATGTACTCCGACGCGGTGCACGTCTATCGCGCGCTCCAGGCGGGCGCGACGGGCTACATCGTGAAGAAGTCGGTCGCGAAGGAAGTGGTGGACGCGATCCACGCGGTGCACCGCGGCGGACGCTATCTGTCGAAGCAGCTCGCCGACATCGTCATCGATCACGTCGTTCACAAAACGGGGCCCGACGACCCCCTCGAGCGCCTGTCTTCGCGCGAGCGGCAGGTGCTGCAATTGCTGGCGGAAGGTCATAGCGTGGCCGAGATCGCCGCGACGCTGTCGCTGTCTCCTAAGACTGTCGAGACCTATAGAGCGCGGATGATGGAGAAGCTCGGCATATTCGATCTCGCGAACCTCGTTCGTTTCGCGATACAGCAAGGCGTTACAGCGCTAGAGTAGTTTTTCCCGGCGCGTCCCCAGGAGATAAGAGGCATGACGGCCCGCTACACCCAGGACCCCGTCGCGCTCGTCGTCAACAGCCACCATGCGGTACGGCGAGCGCTATGCGAGAAGATCAGGGCGTCTTTCGCGAATTTCAGACTGCGCGAAGCGGCGAGCATGGCCGACGCGCTGGCGATCCTCGAGACGGAAACGATCGACATCGTGCTGCTCGAAGGCGATCACCACGGCATCAACAGCCTGCAGGCGACGCGCGCGGTGCTCGAGCGCTCGCCGCAGTCGTCGGTGATCATGGTGTCGGGTGTCAGCGAGCCGTCGTGCCGCTCCGCGGCGAGCCGCGCCGGCGCGATGGCCTTCGTTTCCAGGCGCGCGATCAACAGCGAGCTGATGCAGGTGCTCGCCGACGTGCTCGGCGAGCGCGGACGCCAGGACGACCCTGGCGTATAGGTCAGGCTGCGGACGCTTGTTCGGCGGCGAGGCGTCCCGGCTGGACCGCGCGACGCGCGAGGTTCTTCTCGCACAGCATGCACGCGGCTTCGAGCGTGCCCGGGCGGCCGAGCAGGTAACCCTGCATCTTCGCCACCCCCATCGCCTTGAGCTTCGACAGCTCGGCCGCAGT
Encoded proteins:
- a CDS encoding cytochrome P460 family protein: MKSRIALFAGAASAVAGAFVASTVSADRPELITYPADYQKWQLYATVDRYDSKQHRELYTSPEVVKAVREGRPIPDGAKIAMAIFSAKVDDKGIPEKDGKGRFVKGNLTGVTVMEKRSGWGASVPEAWRNADWQYAAFTADGKPNEKANAGIKACFECHKPHERQDYVISLAQLAGKFPTGPVAMKSGQHDVNINGFAFGPNTLKVVAGQPVTWTNGDDSPHQITIVDKQLRTAVLLKGQSASLTFNDAGTIGYICGLHPGMKGSLEVTR
- a CDS encoding response regulator transcription factor, with the translated sequence MTIRILIADDHGVVAEGLRSLVSTQPEMEVIGLAENGREVVRAALDTTPDIVLMDHAMPLLNGTEATRLIRDRSDRTRVIMLSMYSDAVHVYRALQAGATGYIVKKSVAKEVVDAIHAVHRGGRYLSKQLADIVIDHVVHKTGPDDPLERLSSRERQVLQLLAEGHSVAEIAATLSLSPKTVETYRARMMEKLGIFDLANLVRFAIQQGVTALE
- a CDS encoding CHASE domain-containing protein gives rise to the protein MTDPEETPSQRTRRWAVLPWLVLLIGVPASIYLFVVLNQAVEEVARSRFEREASEAKGLIEVRIHFYADILYGLRALFATQPNVSRLDFHRYVRSLDLKQRYPGFDLVNFAAYVPGRERARFEAAVRRDVSLDARGYPDFAIKPPGERPDYHVMVYLEPMQDFRFAFGLDLGANPALDAAPKTLVSLQHSARDSGRLTASGMPIRIKGAKEYVGLAMRLAVYRAGAAIDTVEQRRAAYVGSVGAGFNVEHLMKGTLHEGMAQYMRFILYDAGSASDPRSTAAPVQERLLFDSDPRKGAAGEDHDAFTRVLPIEVGGRIWRIHFKAPRSALIEKVDALSPWVVLVGGILTSLLLAGLFYSLASSRGRALAIASEMTSHLRESEASLTEAHALLADAQKLAGVGCCHYEPGNGRIVWSEELFHIHGVDPGTFAPTYESTMALVHPEDRSSWARALERALASGAPFSSEFRIVRPDRSVRHLRSLGEVMHDGGGTVTSMLWSVLDITEQKRTEDALRASAEQLTALSRRLVEVQEAERRQLSRELHDRVGQNLTALSINLDMLRTSLGDANAKHAARLRDSTALLESTADSIEDVMSELRPPMLDDYGLYPALNWYARRFAERTGIEVEVFGSDTSERPRPEIEITLFRIAQEALTNVAKHAEASRVRIDLTHANGHCVMRVADNGIGIDTARLGDIRERRGLGMVTMRERTQAVGGHFTASTVPGGGTEIAIEVPVHDDTHTHSG
- a CDS encoding response regulator, with protein sequence MTARYTQDPVALVVNSHHAVRRALCEKIRASFANFRLREAASMADALAILETETIDIVLLEGDHHGINSLQATRAVLERSPQSSVIMVSGVSEPSCRSAASRAGAMAFVSRRAINSELMQVLADVLGERGRQDDPGV
- a CDS encoding multidrug effflux MFS transporter encodes the protein MQTSEAIAHAPDRMRYRGLALLLAALAMIGPFSIDTYLPSFPAIEADLRVSAMHMQQTLSVYLLGFAVMTLFHGTLSDSFGRRPVVLANLLVFALACAGCALAATFEQLLVFRGIQGLSAGAGIVVGRAIIRDTLQGHAAQRLMSLVTMLFGIAPAVAPVIGGWLQSAFGWRPVFVFLALYASVLLVACGARLGESLPRGERQPFELRALARNYLTVGRSFPLFLVSSAIALNFCGFFIYIVSAPAFVYRILGLSETQFAWIFVPAVAGVTLGAFISGRVAGKLSSRKTVKLAYAIVFGAAAFNLAYCALAGPALPWSVLPVMGYALGMALAMPSLTLLALDLFPHNRGLVSSLLGFQHSLFSAILAGIVSPLLADSALELASGMAALSVAGCACWVVYLALQGRGLPRA
- the metH gene encoding methionine synthase, with amino-acid sequence MTPERLQQLEAALSTRILILDGAMGTMIQTYKLGEAEYRGERFKDYAHDVKGNNDLLVLTQPQIVQAIHEQYLEAGADIIETNTFNSTSVAQADYHMQSLVRELNVEAAKLARAACAKFEKLDPSRPRFVAGAVGPTNQTASISPDVNDPGFRKISFDELVASYSEAAEALAEGGVDLFLVETIFDTLNAKAALFAIDQLCEKLGRTIPVMISGTITDASGRTLSGQTPEAFWNSVRHAKPLTIGLNCALGAKLMRPYIEEISTVADTYVCAYPNAGLPNPLAETGYDESPEQTASYLLDFAKSGFINVAGGCCGTTPAHIKAIAEALQGLPPRKVPEIEHRLRLSGLEALNIGDDSLFANIGERTNVTGSPGFSKLIMAGDFAAALSVARQQVENGAQMIDVNMDEAMLDSKAAMVRFLKLVAAEPDISRVPIVIDSSKWDVIEAGLKCIQGKCVVNSISMKEGKAPFVQQAKLAKRYGAAVIVMAFDEKGQADTLPRRKEICAEAYRVLVDEVGFPAEDIIFDPNIFAIATGIEEHNNYGVDFIEATRWIRQNLPHARVSGGLSNVSFSFRGNNPVREAIHAAFLYHAIRAGLTMAIVNAGQLAVYDELPKDLLEHVEDIIFNRRPDAAERMVAFAETVKGKAKTETVDLEWRKGTLEERITHGLVRGITDYIVEDTEEARVKYGRPIHVIEGPLMDGMNVVGDLFGAGKMFLPQVVKSARVMKQAVAHLEPFLEAEKAQSGDNRPKGKIVLATVKGDVHDIGKNIVAVVLQCNNYEVVNLGVMVPWNKISDIAREHKADIIGLSGLITPSLEEMAHNAREMQREGYGAVPLLIGGATTSRTHTAVKIAPNYHGPVVWVPDASRAVSVCSSLLSEEQRDAYIAEVRADYERLRKAHEGKKGPSLITIAKARDNAHKTDWKTYTPPKPEMLGVKVLKNYDLAEIARYIDWGPFFQTWELSGPYPAILKDEIVGEAARNVLAEGQAMLKKIIDGRWLTAGAAFGLFPAARVNSEDIEIYSDESRKRVLMTWHNLRQQNEKPTGNPNFSLADFIAPKESGVPDYIGAFAVTAGIGIEKHLEKFEKARDDYGAIMLKAIADRLAEAFTELLHARVRREFWGYARDETLDNDALIAEKYRGIRPAPGYPACPDHTEKGALFELLGAQRAGIELTESFAMHPASSVSGFYLSHPESRYFAVGKIDRDQALDYSRRKGMPLPQIERWLSPNLGYERSAPAPEPATVE
- a CDS encoding phytanoyl-CoA dioxygenase family protein encodes the protein MSAEPASGFTPAEVAQFERDGYVVVRGLVSEALRSRMLGAARSQLVAAVPPLEYEADVQYPGAPESHDAPGGRTVRRLLQAYARDPAFREWATSPAVAARLRQLLGPRVELSQAHHNCVMTKDPRYSSLTSWHRDIRYWSFERPELVSVWLALGRERHENGCLLVLPGSHAMEFLPEQLDAAQFLRTDVERNRALLARETRVELDPGDVLFFHCRLFHAAGANQTNETKFSVVHTYHATDNRPIAGTRSATLPDVPV